One window of the Amycolatopsis mediterranei genome contains the following:
- a CDS encoding family 78 glycoside hydrolase catalytic domain, translated as MLPSKLWRATTTTLAAILALSAAAVPPAGAAPPPALAGAHWIWYPDGHAAATGTRYFRTTFTVPAGAVTDARLVLTGDDTADVWLNGTPLASSARTRDSWRTALPVDLRPALTPGVNTLAVAVRNAGGPAGLLGRLRVTTAAGRTDLATGTGWKSASTVPEGWEQPGFADGTWAAAADLGAYGTGPWGTGVSIPNQAEASPLSVASATVANRVNPLGVDPAQPRFGWKLTSSGPQQRQSAYQIVVSAGGHDLWDSGRVTSAQQADIAYGGPALASLTAYTWRVRVWDAQGRTSGWNPVQRFETALRAPATEWTGAFLGRATAGPDLAGASWIWYPEGDPLGGVPPSTRFFRKTLDLAAAPAKATLVVTGDDTATVWVNGTRVSDSPRVADSWKTAAVVEVGNLLTAGTNTIAVSTENTTQSPAGTIAKLTVQGGPPVVTDGTWKASQSGPDGWQQRAFDDSAWPAARALTAYGTGPWGANVAVSAPAPLLRKSFTVTKRVASARLLTTALGLQETHLNGVKVGSEVLAPGWTDYAKRVQYRVSDVTGQIRAGENVLGAMVGNGWYSGSVGIAGSQKYGTEPWYSAQLRLTFTDGTSTTIATDGTWKAGDGPIRADDLYQGETYDARLAAAGWDRPGFDDRAWAAPRVRGDAKPNLVPQVDNGVTVQQEFKPVSWTQPKPGVWVADLGQNFSGWNRLSVTGPAGTTVTVRHAEVLNPDGTIYTANLRAAQATDRFTLAGTGGAETYEPRFTVHGYRYVELTGLPSAPTASTLTGRAMWTSGAQTGTFTTSNTLVNQMQHNILWGERSNMLSVPSDCPQRDERLGWTGDIGIFAGTSTFNLDVANFLGKFSDDLVDAQHDDGSFTDVAPGVLGGSGTAGWGDAGVIVPYTLWQRYGDTGVINEHFDAMVRWVEYLRSTSGADLIRDHQTYGDWLNVNDETPHDLVSTAFVAWSARLLSRMAAATGHTAEAAKYGTLADQVGVAFTNRFVAADGTVGSNTQTGYVLALAFGLLPADRVQPAADKLAARVAAAGGHLSVGFLGVENLLPVLAAHGHADVAYRVLLQPDFPGWGFMIGHGATTIWERWDGIKPDGSFNDPGMNSFNHYGLGSVGDFLYRSVGGLAPASPGYASLRIAPVPGGGLTSAKSAYDTPYGGAVSDWSIANGKLTLRVTVPAGSSATVVVPTSRPAGITAPPEAVPSAAGTYFVPSGSYVFTAPA; from the coding sequence ATGCTGCCCTCGAAGCTCTGGCGCGCCACCACCACGACCCTCGCCGCGATCCTGGCCCTGTCGGCCGCCGCGGTTCCCCCGGCCGGCGCCGCGCCGCCTCCCGCGCTGGCCGGCGCGCACTGGATCTGGTATCCGGACGGCCACGCCGCGGCCACCGGGACCCGGTACTTCCGCACGACGTTCACCGTCCCGGCCGGCGCGGTCACCGACGCCCGGCTCGTCCTCACCGGCGACGACACCGCCGACGTCTGGCTCAACGGCACCCCGCTCGCGTCCTCGGCCCGCACCCGGGACTCGTGGCGCACGGCGCTGCCGGTGGACCTGCGGCCCGCGCTCACTCCCGGCGTCAACACCCTCGCCGTCGCCGTCCGCAACGCCGGCGGCCCGGCCGGCCTGCTCGGCCGGCTGCGGGTCACGACCGCGGCCGGCCGCACCGACCTGGCCACCGGGACCGGCTGGAAGAGCGCGTCGACCGTGCCGGAGGGCTGGGAACAGCCCGGGTTCGCGGACGGGACGTGGGCGGCCGCCGCGGATCTCGGCGCCTACGGCACCGGGCCGTGGGGCACCGGCGTCTCCATCCCGAACCAGGCCGAAGCGTCACCGCTGTCGGTCGCGAGCGCCACGGTCGCGAACCGCGTCAACCCGCTGGGCGTCGATCCGGCGCAGCCGCGGTTCGGCTGGAAGCTGACGTCCTCCGGGCCGCAGCAGCGGCAGTCGGCGTACCAGATCGTCGTGTCCGCCGGCGGGCACGACCTCTGGGACAGCGGCCGCGTCACGTCCGCACAGCAGGCCGACATCGCCTACGGCGGCCCGGCGCTCGCCTCGCTGACCGCCTACACCTGGCGCGTCCGCGTGTGGGACGCTCAGGGCCGGACGAGCGGCTGGAACCCGGTGCAGCGCTTCGAAACCGCGCTGCGGGCCCCGGCGACCGAGTGGACCGGCGCGTTCCTCGGCCGCGCCACGGCCGGCCCGGACCTCGCCGGGGCGAGCTGGATCTGGTACCCCGAAGGCGATCCGCTCGGCGGCGTACCGCCGTCCACCCGCTTCTTCCGCAAGACCCTGGACCTGGCCGCGGCCCCGGCGAAGGCCACCTTGGTCGTGACCGGGGACGACACCGCGACCGTCTGGGTCAACGGCACCCGCGTCAGCGACTCGCCGCGGGTCGCCGACTCGTGGAAGACGGCCGCGGTCGTCGAAGTCGGCAACCTGCTGACGGCCGGGACGAACACCATCGCGGTCAGCACCGAGAACACCACGCAGAGCCCGGCCGGGACGATCGCGAAGCTGACCGTCCAAGGTGGACCGCCGGTGGTCACCGACGGCACGTGGAAGGCGAGCCAGAGCGGCCCGGACGGCTGGCAGCAGCGCGCCTTCGACGACAGTGCCTGGCCCGCGGCGCGGGCGCTGACCGCCTACGGCACCGGGCCGTGGGGCGCGAACGTCGCCGTCAGCGCCCCCGCTCCCCTGCTGCGCAAGAGCTTCACCGTCACCAAGCGGGTCGCCAGTGCGCGGCTGCTGACGACCGCGCTCGGGCTGCAGGAGACCCACCTCAACGGCGTCAAGGTCGGCTCGGAGGTGCTCGCACCCGGCTGGACCGACTACGCGAAACGCGTGCAGTACCGGGTTTCCGACGTCACCGGGCAGATCCGCGCCGGGGAGAACGTGCTGGGCGCCATGGTCGGCAACGGCTGGTACTCCGGGAGCGTCGGCATCGCGGGAAGCCAGAAGTACGGGACCGAACCGTGGTACTCGGCGCAATTGCGACTGACGTTCACCGACGGCACGAGCACCACGATCGCGACCGACGGCACGTGGAAGGCCGGCGACGGCCCGATCCGCGCCGACGACCTCTACCAGGGCGAAACCTACGACGCCCGGCTCGCGGCGGCCGGCTGGGACCGGCCCGGCTTCGACGACCGCGCCTGGGCAGCACCCCGCGTGCGCGGCGACGCCAAGCCGAACCTGGTGCCCCAGGTGGACAACGGCGTCACCGTGCAGCAGGAGTTCAAGCCCGTCTCCTGGACCCAGCCGAAGCCCGGCGTGTGGGTGGCCGACCTCGGGCAGAACTTCAGCGGCTGGAACCGGCTTTCGGTAACCGGCCCGGCCGGCACCACGGTCACCGTGCGGCACGCCGAAGTGCTCAACCCGGACGGCACGATCTACACGGCCAACCTCCGCGCGGCCCAGGCCACCGACCGGTTCACCCTGGCGGGCACCGGCGGCGCCGAGACGTACGAACCGCGGTTCACCGTGCACGGCTACCGGTACGTCGAGCTGACCGGCCTGCCCTCGGCGCCGACGGCGTCGACCCTGACCGGCCGGGCGATGTGGACGTCCGGCGCGCAGACCGGCACCTTCACGACGTCGAACACGCTGGTGAACCAGATGCAGCACAACATCCTGTGGGGTGAGCGCTCCAACATGCTGTCGGTGCCGAGCGACTGCCCGCAGCGCGACGAGCGGCTCGGCTGGACCGGCGACATCGGGATCTTCGCCGGGACGTCGACGTTCAACCTCGACGTCGCGAACTTCCTCGGCAAGTTCAGCGACGACCTCGTCGACGCGCAGCACGACGACGGGTCGTTCACCGACGTCGCGCCGGGGGTGCTGGGCGGCTCGGGCACGGCAGGCTGGGGCGACGCGGGCGTCATCGTGCCCTACACGCTGTGGCAGCGGTACGGCGACACCGGCGTGATCAACGAGCACTTCGACGCGATGGTCCGGTGGGTCGAGTACCTGCGTTCGACCTCCGGCGCCGACCTGATCCGCGACCACCAGACCTACGGGGACTGGCTCAACGTCAACGACGAGACCCCGCACGACCTGGTCTCGACGGCGTTCGTCGCGTGGTCGGCGCGGTTGCTGTCCCGGATGGCCGCGGCCACCGGGCACACCGCCGAAGCGGCGAAGTACGGGACGCTCGCCGACCAGGTCGGCGTCGCGTTCACCAACCGGTTCGTGGCGGCGGACGGCACGGTCGGGTCGAACACGCAGACCGGGTACGTGCTGGCGCTGGCGTTCGGGCTGCTCCCGGCCGACCGCGTCCAGCCGGCGGCCGACAAACTCGCGGCTCGCGTGGCCGCCGCCGGCGGGCACCTGAGCGTCGGGTTCCTCGGCGTGGAGAACCTGTTGCCGGTACTGGCGGCGCACGGCCACGCCGACGTCGCCTACCGGGTGCTGCTGCAGCCGGACTTCCCCGGCTGGGGCTTCATGATCGGGCACGGCGCGACGACGATCTGGGAGCGCTGGGACGGCATCAAGCCGGACGGCTCGTTCAACGACCCCGGGATGAACTCGTTCAACCACTACGGTCTCGGCTCGGTGGGCGACTTCCTGTACCGCTCGGTGGGCGGGCTGGCCCCGGCGTCCCCGGGCTACGCGTCGCTGCGGATCGCCCCCGTCCCGGGTGGCGGCTTGACCTCGGCGAAGTCGGCGTACGACACACCGTACGGCGGCGCGGTCAGCGACTGGTCGATCGCGAACGGGAAGCTGACGCTGCGGGTGACGGTCCCGGCCGGCTCCTCGGCGACGGTGGTGGTGCCGACGTCCCGGCCGGCGGGGATCACCGCGCCGCCCGAGGCGGTGCCTTCGGCGGCGGGGACGTACTTCGTGCCGTCGGGCTCGTACGTGTTCACCGCTCCGGCGTGA
- a CDS encoding cytochrome P450: MTSTREHRTRPEAASVAETLRVALEVALPTLAGGVMKRRPAAMALAGKLQFDRPAVRLLRRLRDRHHGRALKLRVPGRSVELALSGADVKRLLAGAPTPFSPSTVEKRAALGHFQPHGVLISDAADRPGRRRFTESVLDTGRPLHELATPFAHAIAEEAAVLPSEGSLDWDTFNVAWWRLVRRVVLGSGARDDTTLTDQLERLRLDANWAYLHPKRKQLREEFRRRLTEHLNRAEPGSLAAVIAAVGEDTAPDQVAHWLFAFDAAGMATYRTLALLASHPAEQERARADLGDTGDTEPAQLSYLRACVLDAVRLWPTTPMILRETTEETSWGPAGTTVLIFTPFFHRDPDLPYADRFEPDLWLDGRAAENPALVPFSAGPAICPGRDLVLFCASTMLANLLRHHRFEQASGPVLSPDRPLPATLDNFHLKLDLVG, encoded by the coding sequence ATGACGTCCACTCGGGAACACCGCACCCGACCGGAGGCCGCTTCGGTCGCCGAAACCCTGCGTGTCGCGTTGGAGGTGGCGCTGCCCACCCTGGCCGGCGGGGTCATGAAACGCCGTCCCGCGGCGATGGCGCTGGCCGGCAAGCTGCAGTTCGACCGCCCGGCCGTGCGGTTGCTGCGCCGGCTGCGCGACCGCCACCACGGCCGGGCGCTGAAGCTGCGCGTCCCCGGCCGGTCGGTGGAACTGGCGCTGTCCGGCGCGGACGTGAAGCGGCTGCTCGCCGGCGCGCCGACGCCGTTCAGTCCGTCCACAGTGGAGAAACGGGCCGCGCTGGGGCACTTCCAGCCGCACGGCGTCCTGATTTCGGACGCGGCCGACCGTCCCGGCCGCCGCCGGTTCACCGAGTCCGTGCTCGACACCGGCCGTCCGCTGCACGAGCTCGCGACGCCGTTCGCCCACGCGATCGCCGAAGAGGCGGCCGTCCTGCCGAGCGAGGGTTCGCTCGACTGGGACACGTTCAACGTCGCCTGGTGGCGGCTGGTCCGGCGCGTCGTGCTCGGCTCGGGCGCCCGCGACGACACGACGCTGACCGACCAGCTCGAACGCCTGCGGCTCGACGCGAACTGGGCGTACCTGCACCCGAAGCGCAAGCAACTGCGCGAGGAGTTCCGGCGCCGCCTGACCGAGCACCTGAACCGGGCCGAGCCGGGCAGCCTCGCCGCCGTGATCGCCGCGGTCGGCGAGGACACCGCGCCCGATCAGGTGGCGCACTGGCTGTTCGCGTTCGACGCGGCGGGGATGGCGACGTACCGGACGCTGGCCCTGCTGGCGAGCCACCCGGCGGAGCAGGAGCGGGCCCGCGCGGACCTCGGGGACACCGGGGACACCGAGCCGGCTCAGCTGAGTTACCTGCGCGCGTGCGTGCTGGACGCGGTCCGGCTGTGGCCGACCACGCCGATGATCCTGCGCGAGACGACGGAGGAGACGTCCTGGGGTCCGGCGGGGACGACGGTGCTGATCTTCACGCCGTTCTTCCACCGCGACCCGGACCTGCCCTACGCCGACCGGTTCGAGCCGGACCTCTGGCTCGACGGCCGCGCGGCGGAGAACCCGGCCCTGGTCCCGTTCAGCGCGGGCCCGGCGATCTGCCCGGGCCGCGACCTGGTGCTGTTCTGCGCGAGCACGATGCTGGCGAACCTGCTGCGCCACCACCGGTTCGAGCAGGCTTCGGGACCGGTCCTGTCCCCGGACCGCCCCTTGCCGGCGACCCTGGACAACTTCCACCTGAAGCTCGACCTGGTCGGCTGA
- a CDS encoding cation:proton antiporter: MASLTVLFGVAGLLALAAAIVPKLVADRPFSVPLVMLLAGIVLGLLPLPAPYGNGWGDPAAHLHSVESFAQLGILVALAGAGLSVDRPFGLRRWGSTWRLLAITMPVSILAIAVLGHWWLALAPGVALLLAAALAPTDPVLAGDIGVPHPDVEPELARDNEIRFTLTTEAGLNDGLTMPFVLLGLALAGGEARWDLSWVLVDLLLPLVVGVVAGLVTGRLLGWAIFRTPSDRLRLAEYADGLVLLALAFVPYALAEAAHGNGFVAVFVAAVAVRTQEREHEYHGVLHAFGHQLERLFVPLALLGLGLAIGDGLLRGLQPLEVVIAVVAVLVVRPVVGWLSLLGAPSPGRPAAAAIAFFGVRGIGTLYYLAYTLNRLPVPQQDVLWRVGALAVAVSVIVHGVLAEPAIQRIERMGGHLPADV; this comes from the coding sequence TTGGCGTCGTTGACGGTGTTGTTCGGAGTGGCGGGCCTACTCGCGCTCGCGGCGGCGATCGTGCCCAAGCTGGTCGCCGACCGGCCGTTCTCGGTGCCGCTGGTGATGCTCCTGGCCGGGATCGTGCTCGGGCTGCTCCCGCTGCCCGCCCCCTACGGCAACGGCTGGGGCGACCCGGCCGCCCACCTGCACAGCGTGGAATCCTTCGCCCAGCTGGGCATTCTGGTCGCGCTCGCCGGAGCGGGGCTGTCGGTCGACCGGCCGTTCGGCCTGCGCCGGTGGGGGTCCACCTGGCGGCTGCTCGCGATCACCATGCCGGTGTCGATCCTCGCGATCGCCGTGCTCGGGCACTGGTGGCTCGCGCTCGCGCCCGGCGTCGCGCTGCTGCTGGCCGCGGCGCTGGCCCCGACCGACCCGGTGCTGGCCGGCGACATCGGCGTCCCGCACCCCGACGTCGAGCCGGAACTGGCCAGGGACAACGAGATCCGGTTCACGCTGACGACGGAAGCCGGGCTCAACGACGGCCTCACCATGCCGTTCGTCCTCCTCGGCCTGGCCCTGGCCGGTGGCGAGGCCCGCTGGGACCTGTCCTGGGTGCTGGTGGACCTGCTGCTGCCCCTGGTGGTCGGGGTGGTGGCCGGCCTGGTCACCGGGCGGCTGCTCGGCTGGGCGATCTTCCGGACGCCGTCGGACCGGCTGCGGCTGGCCGAGTACGCCGACGGGCTGGTCCTGCTCGCGCTGGCGTTCGTGCCCTACGCGCTGGCCGAAGCCGCCCACGGCAACGGGTTCGTCGCCGTCTTCGTCGCGGCGGTCGCGGTGCGCACGCAGGAGCGGGAGCACGAGTACCACGGCGTGCTGCACGCCTTCGGCCACCAGCTGGAACGGCTGTTCGTCCCGCTCGCCCTGCTGGGGCTGGGCCTGGCGATCGGCGACGGCCTGCTGCGCGGGCTGCAGCCCCTCGAAGTGGTGATCGCCGTCGTCGCGGTGCTGGTGGTGCGGCCGGTGGTGGGCTGGCTTTCCCTGCTCGGCGCGCCGTCGCCGGGACGGCCCGCCGCCGCGGCGATCGCGTTCTTCGGCGTGCGCGGCATCGGCACGCTCTACTACCTGGCCTACACGCTCAACCGGCTCCCCGTGCCGCAGCAGGACGTGCTGTGGCGGGTCGGCGCGCTCGCCGTCGCGGTGTCGGTCATCGTGCACGGCGTCCTCGCGGAGCCGGCGATCCAGCGGATCGAGCGGATGGGCGGCCATTTGCCCGCCGATGTGTAG
- a CDS encoding CsbD family protein, with the protein MNDKLENKGEELKGRAKEAVGDATDNEQWQAEGKSEQAKGSLKQAGEKIKDAVKGVTDKK; encoded by the coding sequence ATGAACGACAAGCTGGAAAACAAGGGCGAAGAGCTCAAGGGCCGGGCCAAGGAAGCCGTCGGCGACGCCACCGACAACGAGCAGTGGCAGGCCGAAGGCAAGTCCGAGCAGGCCAAGGGCTCGCTCAAGCAGGCCGGCGAGAAGATCAAGGACGCCGTGAAGGGTGTCACGGACAAGAAGTGA
- a CDS encoding SDR family NAD(P)-dependent oxidoreductase, which translates to MNQLALVTGATSGIGRAFAERLAADGYDLIVTGRREDRLAEFAAAHPDVKVRTVVADLSTDDGVEAVAALCAAEPLTMLVNNAGVAHYMPLAQLPADKAAELVHVKVAAPTMLTRAAVAGMQERGEGRIVNVAGMIAFSGPADSSVMPRRAVYAGALAYLVALSQTLNAELEGTGVGVQVLCPGVVATEFHERQGLDLSAVPRMSAADVVTASLRGFELREVVTAPGIEDTGLLEAVFKADLAAFGGQRPELASRYR; encoded by the coding sequence ATGAACCAGCTCGCCCTCGTCACCGGCGCCACCTCCGGCATCGGCCGGGCCTTCGCCGAACGCCTCGCCGCCGACGGTTACGACCTGATCGTCACCGGCCGCCGCGAGGACCGCCTCGCGGAGTTCGCCGCCGCCCACCCGGACGTCAAGGTGCGCACGGTGGTCGCCGATCTGTCCACCGACGACGGCGTCGAGGCCGTTGCCGCGCTCTGCGCCGCCGAGCCGCTGACCATGCTCGTCAACAACGCCGGTGTGGCGCACTACATGCCGCTGGCGCAGCTGCCCGCCGACAAGGCCGCCGAGCTGGTCCACGTCAAGGTCGCCGCGCCCACCATGCTCACCCGCGCCGCGGTTGCGGGCATGCAGGAACGCGGCGAGGGGAGGATCGTCAACGTGGCCGGGATGATCGCCTTCAGCGGCCCTGCCGACTCCTCCGTCATGCCCCGGCGCGCGGTCTACGCAGGCGCCCTGGCGTATCTCGTCGCGCTGTCGCAGACCCTGAACGCCGAGCTCGAGGGCACCGGTGTCGGGGTGCAGGTGCTGTGCCCTGGCGTCGTCGCCACCGAGTTCCACGAGCGCCAGGGGCTCGACCTGAGCGCGGTGCCGCGCATGTCCGCCGCCGACGTCGTCACCGCGTCCCTGCGCGGCTTCGAACTCCGGGAAGTCGTCACCGCTCCGGGTATCGAGGACACCGGCCTGCTCGAGGCCGTCTTCAAAGCCGACCTGGCCGCCTTCGGCGGGCAGCGCCCGGAACTCGCTTCCCGCTACCGCTGA
- a CDS encoding helix-turn-helix transcriptional regulator, translating into MANTGLGTALRHWRDRVSPQAAGLPAGSRRRAAGLRREELAQLAGISADYVIRLEQGRATSPSAQVVEALARALRLTHDERTHLFRLAGLAPPGPGTVPRHITPGVHRMLDRLAGTPVAVFDAAWNQLLANPLYTALMGEWHGSDLNGVRRNFLSPDSRVRDTPGSRDALQAALVADLRRTAGRYPEDRDLRALITDLRRLSTRFAELWDSGAVGHHESARKTIDHPDVGTLTLDCDVLSVAGSDLRLMVYTAEPGSEEADRLALLDVLGTQSLGVEEHPRRS; encoded by the coding sequence ATGGCGAACACCGGACTCGGCACCGCCCTGCGCCACTGGCGCGACCGCGTCTCACCCCAGGCCGCCGGCCTGCCCGCGGGCAGCCGCCGTCGCGCCGCGGGGTTGCGCCGCGAGGAACTGGCCCAGCTGGCCGGCATCTCCGCCGACTACGTCATCCGGCTCGAACAGGGCCGCGCCACCAGCCCCTCGGCCCAGGTCGTCGAAGCACTGGCCCGCGCCCTGCGCCTCACCCACGACGAACGGACGCACCTGTTCCGGCTGGCCGGCCTGGCACCCCCGGGCCCCGGCACGGTCCCGCGGCACATCACCCCCGGCGTCCACCGCATGCTGGACCGGCTCGCCGGCACCCCCGTCGCCGTCTTCGACGCGGCGTGGAACCAGCTGCTCGCCAACCCGCTTTACACGGCCCTGATGGGCGAATGGCACGGCAGCGACCTCAACGGCGTCCGGCGCAATTTCCTCAGCCCGGACAGCCGGGTGCGCGACACGCCGGGATCCCGGGACGCCCTGCAGGCGGCGCTGGTCGCCGACCTGCGCCGCACCGCCGGCCGCTACCCCGAAGACCGGGACCTCCGCGCGCTCATCACCGACCTCCGGCGGCTCAGCACCCGCTTCGCCGAACTGTGGGACTCGGGTGCCGTGGGGCACCACGAGTCCGCCCGCAAGACCATCGACCACCCGGACGTCGGCACGCTGACCCTGGATTGCGACGTCCTCAGCGTCGCGGGCAGCGACCTGCGCCTGATGGTCTACACCGCCGAACCCGGCAGCGAGGAGGCAGACCGCTTGGCGCTGCTGGATGTCCTCGGGACGCAGTCGCTCGGGGTCGAAGAGCACCCTCGCCGGAGCTAA
- the selB gene encoding selenocysteine-specific translation elongation factor: MRVIVTAGHVDHGKSTLVRRLTGMEPDRWAEERRRGLTIDLGFAWTRIGAEDVAFVDVPGHERFVPNMLAGAGPAPAVLFVVAADEGWMPQSAEHLAALDAFGVRRGLLVVTKADRADPAAATAAALREIAATSLGAIPSVAVSGTTGAGLDGLRTAIGELTAELPTPDPAADVRLWIDRAFTVSGAGTVVTGTLAAGTIAAGDEFLLGPARVKVRALQALGEPYDRISAVARVAVNLRGTARGDVRRGDVLLTPGRWRTTAEFDVRLRGAAAADLHRELVLHLGTAAVPVRVRPLGTDTARLTTATALPLRTGDRGLVRDPGEHRIAAGFDVLDVDPPALSRRGAARARGRELADPDLARVYLRRKGFVRAGDFTAMGLRSTGERLGEWCADEERLAASRTQAAEIVGAWDSTAAGVPVEALRQRLGLPAPELVVPVLRGTGFEVAGGLVRRPGAGLAPAVEKALEVVAKQLAEHPFRAPEADELRALGLGRRELAAAVRLGRLTALAEGVVLGPDVAERAVEQLRRLPQPFTVSEARKALDSTRRVMIPLLERLDAAGRTELLGDGTRRTTG, from the coding sequence ATGCGGGTGATCGTCACCGCCGGGCACGTCGACCACGGGAAGTCCACGCTCGTGCGGCGGCTGACCGGGATGGAACCGGACCGCTGGGCCGAGGAACGCCGCCGCGGCCTCACCATCGACCTCGGCTTCGCGTGGACCCGGATCGGCGCCGAGGACGTCGCGTTCGTGGATGTGCCGGGCCACGAGCGGTTCGTGCCGAACATGCTCGCCGGCGCCGGGCCGGCCCCGGCGGTGCTGTTCGTCGTCGCCGCGGACGAGGGCTGGATGCCGCAGTCGGCCGAGCACCTCGCGGCCCTGGACGCGTTCGGCGTCCGCCGCGGCCTCTTGGTCGTCACCAAGGCCGATCGCGCCGACCCGGCCGCGGCGACGGCCGCCGCGCTGCGGGAGATCGCCGCGACATCGCTGGGGGCCATCCCGAGCGTCGCCGTCAGCGGCACCACCGGTGCGGGCCTGGACGGCCTGCGCACGGCCATCGGGGAGCTCACCGCCGAGCTGCCGACGCCCGATCCGGCCGCCGACGTGCGGCTGTGGATCGACCGGGCCTTCACGGTCTCGGGGGCCGGCACCGTCGTCACGGGCACGCTGGCCGCCGGCACGATCGCCGCCGGCGACGAGTTCCTGCTGGGGCCGGCGCGGGTGAAGGTCCGCGCCCTGCAGGCCCTCGGCGAACCCTACGACCGGATCAGCGCCGTGGCCAGGGTCGCGGTGAACCTGCGCGGCACCGCGCGGGGCGACGTCCGCCGCGGCGACGTCCTGCTCACGCCGGGCCGCTGGCGCACCACGGCCGAGTTCGACGTCCGGCTGCGCGGCGCGGCCGCCGCGGACCTGCACCGCGAACTGGTGCTGCACCTGGGCACGGCGGCGGTGCCGGTGCGGGTCCGTCCACTCGGGACGGACACCGCGCGGCTCACCACGGCCACCGCGCTGCCGCTGCGCACCGGCGACCGCGGGCTGGTGCGCGATCCCGGCGAGCACCGGATCGCCGCCGGGTTCGACGTCCTCGACGTCGATCCGCCCGCCCTGTCCCGCCGCGGCGCGGCGCGCGCCCGCGGCCGCGAGCTGGCCGACCCCGACCTCGCCCGGGTTTACCTGCGCCGCAAGGGTTTCGTGCGCGCCGGGGACTTCACGGCGATGGGCCTGCGCTCGACGGGGGAGCGGCTGGGCGAGTGGTGCGCGGACGAGGAGCGGCTCGCGGCGTCGCGCACGCAGGCGGCCGAGATCGTGGGCGCGTGGGACAGCACGGCCGCGGGTGTACCGGTGGAGGCGTTGCGGCAGCGGCTCGGGCTGCCCGCCCCGGAGCTGGTCGTCCCGGTGCTGCGGGGCACCGGCTTCGAGGTGGCGGGCGGGCTGGTCCGCCGTCCCGGCGCCGGGCTCGCTCCCGCCGTCGAGAAGGCCCTCGAAGTGGTGGCGAAACAGCTCGCGGAGCACCCGTTCCGCGCGCCCGAGGCGGACGAGCTGCGCGCACTGGGCCTCGGCCGCCGCGAACTGGCGGCGGCGGTCCGCCTCGGCCGGTTGACGGCGCTCGCCGAGGGCGTCGTGCTCGGCCCGGACGTGGCGGAGCGAGCGGTCGAGCAGCTGCGCCGGCTGCCCCAGCCGTTCACGGTTTCGGAGGCGCGCAAGGCTCTCGACAGCACGCGCAGGGTGATGATTCCGCTGCTGGAACGCCTGGACGCCGCCGGGCGCACCGAACTCCTCGGCGACGGCACCCGCCGCACGACGGGTTAG